The proteins below come from a single Cannabis sativa cultivar Pink pepper isolate KNU-18-1 chromosome 3, ASM2916894v1, whole genome shotgun sequence genomic window:
- the LOC115711433 gene encoding uncharacterized protein LOC115711433: MKNMAFSPKTPEHSSAKRISTSLVASVLAFAYMCSKQAGRVSKKLKSSKLTQNSKAHHMASSQQQHPMMSPYKSQLIDKPKQLFATISNKAITFIHNKKRSDDFAHTGAGHRGEDDWGDGGVWQRSILMGDKCQPLDFSGVIYYDSNGKQTTELPLRSPRASPMPGYLERRGK; the protein is encoded by the coding sequence ATGAAAAACATGGCGTTCTCACCGAAAACCCCTGAACACAGCTCCGCCAAGAGAATATCAACCAGCTTAGTGGCCTCCGTACTGGCCTTCGCCTATATGTGTTCGAAGCAAGCCGGCCGAGTCTCCAAGAAGCTCAAGTCATCGAAGCTGACCCAAAACTCGAAAGCTCATCACATGGCTTCGTCCCAGCAGCAGCACCCCATGATGTCCCCGTACAAGTCGCAGCTCATCGACAAACCGAAGCAGCTTTTCGCCACCATAAGCAACAAGGCAATCACCTTcatacacaataagaagagGTCCGACGACTTCGCGCACACCGGAGCGGGACACCGCGGCGAGGACGACTGGGGAGACGGCGGCGTTTGGCAACGGTCCATCTTGATGGGTGACAAGTGTCAGCCTTTAGATTTCTCCGGCGTTATCTACTACGATAGTAACGGTAAGCAGACGACTGAGCTTCCGCTGAGATCGCCGAGAGCGAGTCCTATGCCTGGGTATTTGGAGAGACGTGGGAAGTGA